The following coding sequences are from one Thermostaphylospora chromogena window:
- a CDS encoding HelD family protein, protein MQNRSERDSFADMYTRRLSQLWAVENALCFGRLDRADGETLYIGRIGLSEDDRRLLIDWRAPVAQPFYRATPASPMGVPRRRHLHTRGRKVVGIDDDLLDLDGLTDADRATLNGEAALLAAVGAKRTGRMRDIVATIQAEQDRIIRSGLDGVLVVQGGPGTGKTVVALHRAAYLLYTHRERLSRRGVLVVGPTPTFLRYIEQVLPSLGETDVLLSTVGEMYPGVDATAREDPRVAAVKGDARMVEVIKRAVQDRQRMPATPVEIDLGDRRLVLEPRTMEAARARGERSGRPHNQARAVVVRHLLNALAKQAARQLGKGSGTVLDQAELADLEEELRTEPAVKAALNRLWPYLTPQRLLIGLYASPERLEYAAPHLTPAERELLRRDPPRLGEKGWWTEADAPLLDEAAEVLGEIDEQVLRASAWMAAEELAAAREIERADREFELKYASEVLQLTGLADIMDAERFAARQRDDEDRRTVAERAAADRTWAFGYVIVDEAQELSPMAWRMIMRRCPTRAMTIVGDIAQAGTVTGARSWDEVLRPYTGGRHRVETLTVNYRTPAELMTVAADVLALIAPDLRVPRSVRETGERPWAVRIGSLSDELGDIVRKEIVDGGRLAVLVPASLAAEAGAAVTAAVPEAAAGPGAAALDAPAAVLTVADAKGLEFDTVIVVEPERILAESPRGTGDLYVALTRATQRLGVVYTGALPGVLARLRPLENDPRRPGGDGTGLGVEGTGR, encoded by the coding sequence ATGCAGAACCGCTCCGAGCGCGACTCCTTCGCCGACATGTACACCAGGCGGCTGTCCCAGCTGTGGGCCGTGGAGAACGCGCTGTGCTTCGGCCGGCTCGACCGCGCCGACGGCGAGACCCTCTACATCGGCCGCATCGGCCTGTCCGAGGACGATCGGCGGCTGCTGATCGACTGGCGCGCCCCCGTCGCCCAGCCGTTCTACCGGGCCACCCCCGCCTCCCCCATGGGGGTGCCCCGCCGCCGTCACCTGCACACCAGGGGCAGGAAGGTCGTGGGCATCGACGACGACCTGCTCGACCTGGACGGCCTCACCGACGCCGACCGGGCCACCCTCAACGGCGAGGCCGCCCTGCTGGCCGCCGTCGGCGCCAAGCGCACCGGCCGCATGCGCGACATCGTCGCCACCATCCAGGCCGAACAGGACCGCATCATCCGCTCCGGCCTCGACGGCGTGCTCGTCGTGCAAGGCGGGCCCGGCACCGGCAAGACCGTCGTCGCCCTGCACCGCGCCGCCTACCTGCTGTACACCCACCGGGAGCGGCTCTCCCGCCGCGGCGTGCTCGTCGTCGGCCCCACCCCGACCTTCCTGCGCTACATCGAGCAGGTGCTGCCCTCCCTCGGCGAGACCGACGTGCTGCTGTCCACCGTCGGCGAGATGTACCCCGGTGTCGACGCCACCGCCAGGGAGGACCCGCGCGTCGCCGCGGTCAAGGGCGACGCCCGCATGGTCGAGGTGATCAAGCGGGCCGTGCAGGACCGGCAGCGGATGCCCGCCACGCCCGTCGAGATCGACCTCGGCGACCGGCGGCTCGTCCTGGAACCGCGCACCATGGAAGCCGCCCGCGCCCGCGGCGAGCGCTCCGGCCGCCCCCACAACCAGGCCCGCGCCGTCGTGGTCCGGCACCTGCTCAACGCCCTCGCCAAACAGGCCGCCCGGCAGCTCGGCAAGGGGAGCGGCACCGTCCTGGACCAGGCCGAGCTGGCCGACCTGGAGGAGGAGCTGCGCACCGAACCCGCCGTGAAGGCCGCGCTCAACCGGCTGTGGCCGTACCTCACCCCGCAGCGGCTGCTCATCGGCCTGTACGCGTCCCCCGAGCGGCTGGAGTACGCCGCGCCCCACCTCACCCCCGCCGAGCGGGAACTGCTGCGCCGCGACCCGCCCCGCCTCGGCGAGAAGGGCTGGTGGACCGAGGCCGACGCGCCGCTGCTGGACGAGGCCGCCGAAGTGCTCGGCGAGATCGACGAGCAGGTGCTGCGAGCCAGCGCGTGGATGGCCGCGGAGGAACTCGCCGCGGCCCGCGAGATCGAGCGGGCCGACCGGGAGTTCGAGCTGAAGTACGCGAGCGAGGTGCTGCAGCTCACCGGCCTGGCCGACATCATGGACGCCGAACGGTTCGCCGCCCGCCAGCGCGACGACGAAGACCGGCGCACCGTCGCCGAACGGGCCGCAGCCGACCGCACCTGGGCCTTCGGATACGTGATCGTGGACGAGGCGCAGGAGCTGTCCCCGATGGCCTGGCGGATGATCATGCGTCGCTGCCCCACCCGGGCCATGACCATCGTCGGCGACATCGCCCAGGCGGGCACGGTGACCGGAGCCCGCTCCTGGGACGAGGTGCTGCGGCCCTACACCGGCGGACGGCACCGCGTGGAGACGCTCACCGTCAACTACCGCACCCCGGCCGAGCTGATGACCGTCGCCGCCGACGTGCTCGCGCTCATCGCCCCCGACCTGCGCGTGCCGAGATCGGTGCGCGAGACGGGGGAGCGGCCCTGGGCCGTCCGGATCGGCTCGCTCTCCGATGAGCTGGGTGACATCGTGCGCAAGGAGATCGTGGACGGCGGGCGGCTGGCCGTGCTCGTGCCCGCCTCCCTCGCCGCCGAAGCCGGCGCCGCGGTGACCGCCGCCGTCCCCGAGGCAGCCGCCGGGCCCGGCGCCGCGGCGCTCGACGCACCGGCGGCGGTGCTCACCGTCGCCGACGCGAAAGGGCTGGAGTTCGACACGGTCATCGTGGTCGAGCCGGAACGCATCCTCGCCGAGTCCCCGCGCGGGACCGGCGACCTGTACGTCGCGCTCACCCGCGCCACCCAGCGGCTGGGCGTGGTGTACACCGGAGCGCTCCCCGGCGTCCTGGCCCGGCTCCGGCCGCTGGAGAACGATCCGAGGCGGCCGGGCGGCGACGGCACGGGATTGGGGGTTGAGGGCACGGGACGGTAG
- a CDS encoding LLM class F420-dependent oxidoreductase — translation MRIGLLVNAPSARPDAMDVLHASIARAARDGFPSVWMSQIFGLDALTALTAAGIRVPGVELGTAVVPVQPRHPVALAQQALTADLALGGRLALGVGLSHKVVIEHVFGYDFDRPAAYMEEYLSILVPLLRGQRVDRAGERVSARVGLEVHRPNEVPVLVAALGPRMLRLAGTVADGTVLWMTGPKTVAEHIVPTIVEAAKAAGRPEPRVVCMLPVCVTDDAAAARARADELFAGYGELPSYRAMLDREGASGPGDVAIVGDEDAVRAQIQTLSEAGATDFVAADFSPEGDERTREFLKTLL, via the coding sequence ATGCGTATCGGACTGCTTGTCAACGCCCCCTCCGCGCGTCCCGACGCGATGGACGTGCTCCACGCCTCCATCGCCCGGGCGGCCAGGGACGGATTCCCCTCGGTGTGGATGTCGCAGATCTTCGGACTGGACGCGCTGACCGCGCTGACCGCCGCGGGCATCCGGGTGCCGGGCGTCGAGCTGGGCACGGCCGTGGTGCCCGTCCAGCCTCGTCACCCGGTGGCGCTGGCGCAGCAGGCGCTCACCGCCGACCTCGCCCTGGGCGGGAGGCTGGCGCTCGGCGTCGGCCTGTCGCACAAGGTGGTCATCGAGCACGTCTTCGGGTACGACTTCGACCGGCCCGCCGCGTACATGGAGGAGTACCTGTCGATCCTGGTGCCGTTGCTGCGCGGGCAGCGCGTGGACCGGGCGGGGGAGCGGGTCAGCGCGCGCGTCGGGCTGGAGGTGCACCGTCCGAACGAGGTTCCCGTGCTGGTCGCGGCGCTCGGTCCCCGCATGCTCAGGCTCGCCGGCACCGTCGCGGACGGCACCGTGCTGTGGATGACCGGTCCCAAGACGGTGGCCGAGCACATCGTGCCCACCATCGTCGAGGCCGCGAAGGCGGCGGGCCGTCCCGAGCCGCGGGTGGTGTGCATGCTTCCCGTCTGCGTCACCGACGACGCGGCGGCCGCCCGTGCCAGGGCGGATGAGCTGTTCGCCGGGTACGGCGAGCTGCCGTCCTACCGGGCGATGCTCGACCGTGAAGGAGCCTCGGGCCCCGGCGACGTGGCGATCGTGGGGGATGAGGACGCGGTGAGGGCGCAGATCCAGACGCTGTCGGAGGCGGGGGCCACCGATTTCGTGGCCGCGGACTTCTCCCCGGAGGGGGACGAGCGCACCAGGGAGTTCCTGAAGACGCTCCTGTGA